Proteins encoded in a region of the Massilia sp. UMI-21 genome:
- a CDS encoding phosphoadenylyl-sulfate reductase, whose protein sequence is MSEPNLPLQRRVEETQAILARIARDFSPAVFASSLAAEDMVLTDLILKAKLPIGIFSLETGRLHAETLDMLDRVRATYGYEIALFRPQPEAVDAYVAQNGLNAFYDSVEMRKECCRIRKVEPLGRALSGNRAWITGQRRAQSTTRAELAVQEDDAAHGMQKFNPLTDWLEADVWEYLRSEQVPYNALHERGYPSIGCEPCTRAIQPGEDLRAGRWWWENPESKECGLHVVDGKLIRIKSVAA, encoded by the coding sequence ATGAGCGAGCCGAACTTGCCACTGCAGCGCCGCGTCGAAGAAACGCAAGCCATCCTGGCGCGCATCGCCCGCGATTTCTCGCCCGCCGTGTTCGCATCGAGCCTGGCGGCCGAGGACATGGTCCTGACCGACCTGATTCTCAAGGCGAAGCTGCCGATCGGGATCTTCTCGCTCGAGACCGGCCGCCTGCACGCCGAGACCCTCGACATGCTGGACCGGGTCCGTGCGACCTACGGCTACGAGATCGCCCTGTTCAGGCCACAGCCGGAGGCGGTGGATGCCTACGTGGCGCAGAACGGCCTGAACGCCTTCTACGACAGCGTCGAGATGCGCAAGGAGTGCTGCCGCATTCGCAAGGTCGAGCCGCTCGGCCGCGCGCTGAGCGGCAACAGGGCCTGGATCACCGGCCAGCGCCGCGCCCAGTCCACCACCCGCGCCGAGCTGGCGGTGCAGGAAGACGATGCCGCACACGGCATGCAGAAGTTCAATCCTCTCACCGACTGGCTCGAAGCGGACGTCTGGGAATACTTGCGCAGCGAGCAGGTGCCGTACAACGCCCTGCACGAGCGCGGCTACCCCTCGATCGGCTGCGAGCCCTGCACCCGCGCGATCCAGCCGGGCGAGGACCTGCGCGCCGGCCGCTGGTGGTGGGAAAACCCCGAATCCAAGGAATGCGGCCTGCACGTAGTCGACGGCAAACTCATTCGCATCAAATCCGTGGCGGCTTGA